The Acidobacteriota bacterium genomic interval ATTGAAAAAGGGCTAATTCACCGTGGCGACACGGAGAGAAGCAAAACTGCAATGGAACATGGAGGACACAGAGGGCACGGAGGTTTCCATTGGGTGAAGAGGTATTGCACAAACCGTTCAGATCATTGAAGTAACATCGAAAAAAGAAGTGAGATCGAGAAAAACCGCATCCCTCTGTGTCTTTCGGGTCCTCCGGTGTTCAATCCGCCTTTTGGCTTTCTTCCTGTCTCCTCGGCGAAAAATCACTTTAATCTGAGCGTCCTCAACATCTGCTCGAATGTGGGACGTAACTGATCAAACTGATTCTGCGGTGCGATGAACACCAGGTAGAGCAACGTCCCATCCTGCTGGCCGACGGTCACTAACCAATCGCGCTCTCTTTGTGCGCGTCCGTTGTTGCTCTGAATCGGCGAAGTTCCGATCAGATCGGCGGAGCGGCCAGGCACTCCGTTCACACGAATCGTTTCGTCGTTTCCGACTTGTCTCAAATCGGGATTTGATTGTCGAAGGCTTGCAACCAGGTCGTGGGTCGCCTGATCGAGGGGACGGCCCTGCTCCGGCTCGAAGCGATCTATGATTACGCCGACCGCTACTGAGCTCTGCCCGTTGGAGTCCTTCCCAACCCCATTTTGTGGCGCGATGGTGACCGCGGACTGAGTATCGCCGTAGACCTGCCAGTTCGACGGGTAACTAATTGTGAAGGCGCCATGATTCAGTTGCTGGAAATTGCCGCTGGCGGAATATCCGGTGTCGCGCGATACCGAACTCACTTGCCCGCCCGTGGAACCATCACTCACACCGCTAGGGTTAAAGCCGCCGCGTTGGTCCTGTTCCGCTATTTGTTGCGCAGTCAGCGGACGCATGTTCATCACCAGACGGTGAATCTCAGCGAATTGCGGACTGTCTTCGCGGAATCGCTTTGAGGGAAGCGTCTGAACCTCGGCTTCGCAGTAGGCGACGCGGTTGCCTGGGTTTGGGTGATCGCTGAGAAACTGGGGACCCTGACTGCCCTCGGCTTCGATCTTTTCAAAAAACTTTGGCAGCTGGATGGGATCGTAGCCCGCGTCGTACATGATGTCGGTTCCGAGCAGATCAGCTTCCTTCTCGGATTGCCGCGAGTTCTTCAGAAAGTAGGAGCCTGCTGCGAAGGAAATGCCGGCAGCAGCGAGTTGTCCTCCGATGCTGCCGCCTAGGACTGCGCCGAGAATTCCCAAGCCCACCTGTGCCTTGTATTGCTTGGTAGCTGCGCGAGTGGCATGGCGTTGAATGATGTGCGAGAGTTCATGCGACATCACGCCGGCGAGCTGAGCCTCGTTGTCCGCAGCCTGAATGGTTCCCACGTTTACATATAGCGGTCCACCCGGCAGGGCGAAGGCATTAATCTCCTTCTGATTGACCACGTGAAACTGGTAGGGCCACTTTTCTCCTGGAGCGTACTGAACAAGTCTACGTCCCAGTTGTTGGACGTATTGGGTGACTTGGCTTGAATCGGGCAAAACCGGATATTGGCGGTTGGTCTGCGCGACCGCTTCCTGGCCAGCCTGAATCTCCTGATCGACTGTGAACATGTTCGAGCCGCTAGTGGGCTGAACACGCGCGAGAAGTCCTTCAGGAGCTAAGAGCAATAGACAGAGCACTACTGCAGTTACTCGAGTTGTGCGCGGATAAAGCGTCATTGACACTCTCCTCTTACTCGACGGGTGCGCAATTCAAACCTCCTATTGTAGAGAACCTCAGTTTCCCGCTGGAGTTGCGCAGGAGGGCCATGCGGTGGCTAGTAGATGCCGATAAAGACAAAAGAGAGCGACGCAGGCCGCTCTCTTCTAGCCATCTAAATGAAGATGAATCACTTATCGACTAGGCTGGATGGGCCGAAATCGCGTTTCGTGAGTGGCGATCTTGCGGGGCGAGCAGCCGCCCCAGCGGCAGCGGCTCCGACTTCCTGACCATACTTTTCGAGCAACACCGGAACCAAGGCTCCCTCCGCTTCTTTGACGAAGGAGAGCTTGCTTTCCTGCATGTCGATGCGCACGAAGTCGCCAAGCTTTAACTGACCGGTTGCGACAAGATTCGCCAGTGGGAATACGACATTCTTCTCGATCGCGCGCTTGAGATGCCGAGCTCCATACTTGCTGTCCGTGCCTTCCTGCAGCAGGAACTTTTTGACCTTCGGCGTGCAGCTGAAGACAAATTGAGCATTGCCGGTTGCTTGCAGAATCCGCTGCTGAACCATTCCTAACTCGATCTCGAGAATCTGCTCCAGATGCTCCGGTTTGAGCGTCTTGAACACTACTGCCTTGTCGATGCGGTTCATGAACTCAGGCGAAAACTTCCTGCGAGCCGCTTCGGTGGCGGTGCGAGTGATCTTGTCATCGAGCTTGGCATCGATCTGATTGGACTTCTGCCCAAAGCCAAGACCTCCGGTGATGAGTTCGCTCATCTCTCCGGCGCCGAGGTTCGACGTCATGACAATGACGCATTGAGAAAGATCGACTCGACGGTTGTCTCCAAGCGTGAGCGTGGCCTTATCGAGAATGCCGAGCAGCAATTGCCACAGCGAGTCGCTGGCCTTTTCAATCTCGTCAAAGAGTAGCAGCGAGAGACGCAGCTTTTCTGTGTGCCACTGGTTCAACGCTTCCTGCGTGAGCAGAGGATGAGTCTCGCGATGTCCCAGGTAGCCAGGTGGCGAACCGATGAGTTTGGCAATTTCGTGACTATGCTGGAATTCCGCGCAATCGATCTTGATGCAGGCGCGAGTTTCGCCAAAGAGCGTCTCCGCGACCGCTTCTACCACACGAGTCTTGCCAGTACCAGTAGGGCCAAGAAAAAGAAGATTGCC includes:
- a CDS encoding ATP-dependent Clp protease ATP-binding subunit produces the protein MRTGLNAALDPTRRGSDAEDFERNLRRRIVGQDDAIQKMTEIYQMFLAGLNPPNRPVGNLLFLGPTGTGKTRVVEAVAETLFGETRACIKIDCAEFQHSHEIAKLIGSPPGYLGHRETHPLLTQEALNQWHTEKLRLSLLLFDEIEKASDSLWQLLLGILDKATLTLGDNRRVDLSQCVIVMTSNLGAGEMSELITGGLGFGQKSNQIDAKLDDKITRTATEAARRKFSPEFMNRIDKAVVFKTLKPEHLEQILEIELGMVQQRILQATGNAQFVFSCTPKVKKFLLQEGTDSKYGARHLKRAIEKNVVFPLANLVATGQLKLGDFVRIDMQESKLSFVKEAEGALVPVLLEKYGQEVGAAAAGAAARPARSPLTKRDFGPSSLVDK